A window of the Brassica napus cultivar Da-Ae chromosome C5, Da-Ae, whole genome shotgun sequence genome harbors these coding sequences:
- the LOC106398255 gene encoding protein SMAX1-LIKE 6: MPTPVNTARECLTEEAARALDDAVAIARRRSHAQTTSLHAVSALLATPSSLLREVCVSRAARSTPYSSRLQFRALELCVGVSLDRLPSSKSSGEEVDPPVSNSLMAAIKRSQANQRRHPEAYHHLHQMSHGGCQTTVLKVELKYFLLSILDDPIVNRVFCDAGFRSSDIKLDVLHPPVTSQFSRGRCLPPLFLCNLPSSDPNNRVGGGSDENCRRIGQVLCRKERRNPVLVGNCADEALKTFADAINSGKNLEFLPPEINSLSIISLEKEISEADGSRANEEILAKLDELVNDSKSTEVMFNLGELKVFFLNSETSSGDDGLVKLVLKLSDLLKRQSKRLWFIGCASSNETYTKLLDRFPKIDEDWDLHVLPITSSKLPKSSLMGSFVPFGGFFSSTSDYKVSLSGGTVNQTLPRCHLCNEKCLQEVAAVVKAGSSLSTADQSSEKLPSWLRAAETELDKGPTKSTKAVDSTNALASALQKKWDNICQSIHQTPPFPKLSFQTVSSVGSSISNPKHKEEDLKTTSVVTLGSPLNCVTTDLGLGVTYASKSQETHTTPSEKPLLVTLNYSSLDDFKSLRESLSRKVPWQTEAVNAISQLICERRNRTTALWLALLGPDRVGKKKVALALSETLFKDQANCISVDFGGEHCYVDDKFRGKTVVDYITGEVSRRPHSVVLLENVEKAEFPDQMRLSEGVSGGKLRDSHGRVVSMKNVIVLATCGTFKEKETVEFTEERVLNARRWKLQIKVADTAEVRGNKRKHEGDTELRAEKVQRSYLDLNLPVDETETEEAKAWFDGFIEKLDGKVTFKQVDFHVLAKSIQEKIVSHFKMCFGTERRLEIDNEAILQILAASWSSGEEERNVVDQWIRTVLAPSFAEARQKYGSNPKVAVKLVASRDLAAGVELPDKVDVM; this comes from the exons ATGCCTACGCCGGTTAACACGGCGAGAGAATGCTTAACAGAGGAAGCAGCTCGCGCTCTCGACGACGCTGTGGCCATCGCTCGTCGGAGAAGCCACGCGCAGACGACGTCGCTCCACGCCGTCTCGGCTCTTCTCGCGACGCCGTCGTCCCTCCTCCGCGAGGTCTGCGTCTCGCGCGCCGCCCGGAGCACTCCCTACTCGTCGCGTCTCCAGTTCCGAGCTCTGGAGCTCTGCGTCGGCGTCTCTCTCGACAGGCTCCCGTCGTCTAAGTCTTCGGGAGAAGAAGTAGATCCTCCGGTGTCGAACTCCCTCATGGCGGCGATCAAGCGGTCTCAGGCGAACCAGAGGCGGCACCCGGAGGCttaccaccacctccaccagaTGTCGCACGGAGGATGCCAGACGACGGTTTTGAAGGTGGAGCTGAAGTACTTCTTGCTGTCGATTCTAGACGACCCGATTGTGAACCGGGTCTTCTGCGACGCCGGGTTTCGGAGCTCCGATATAAAGCTCGACGTGCTTCACCCTCCGGTAACATCGCAGTTCTCGCGGGGTCGTTGTCTTCCGCCTCTCTTCCTCTGTAACCTTCCGAGCTCAGATCCGAATAATCGTGTTGGTGGGGGGAGCGACGAGAATTGTAGGAGGATCGGACAAGTGTTGTGTCGGAAAGAGAGGAGGAAccctgtccttgtcggaaactGCGCTGACGAAGCTCTTAAAACGTTTGCTGACGCGATCAACAGTGGGAAGAACCTAGAGTTTCTTCCTCCGGAGATCAATAGTTTAAGCATAATCAGCTTAGAGAAGGAGATTAGCGAAGCTGATGGATCAAGAGCTAACGAAGAGATTCTCGCGAAGCTTGATGAGTTAGTAAATGACTCCAAATCTACAGAAGTGATGTTTAATCTAGGAGAGCTTAAGGTCTTCTTCTTGAACAGTGAAACATCTTCTGGTGATGATGGTTTGGTGAAGTTGGTGTTGAAGCTCTCTGATTTGCTGAAACGTCAAAGTAAGAGACTCTGGTTCATCGGGTGTGCATCGAGCAACGAGACTTACACGAAGCTTCTTGATCGGTTTCCTAAGATCGATGAGGATTGGGACCTTCATGTTCTTCCAATCACATCCTCAAAGCTCCCAAAATCAAG CTTGATGGGATCTTTTGTTCCGTTTGGAGGGTTCTTTTCGTCTACATCTGATTACAAAGTATCTTTGAGTGGTGGCACAGTGAATCAGACGCTCCCTAGATGTCACCTCTGCAACGAGAAGTGTTTGCAAGAAGTAGCTGCCGTTGTCAAGGCCGGTTCAAGTCTCTCTACGGCTGATCAATCTTCCGAGAAGTTACCCTCTTGGTTAAGAGCTGCTGAGACCGAGTTAGACAAGGGACCAACGAAAAGTACCAAG GCTGTAGATAGCACAAACGCATTAGCCTCAGCTCTCCAGAAGAAATGGGACAACATATGCCAAAGCATCCATCAAACGCCACCGTTTCCTAAGCTAAGTTTTCAGACCGTGAGTAGTGTGGGAAGCTCAATCTCAAATCCAAAACATAAGGAGGAGGATCTCAAGACGACATCGGTAGTAACTTTGGGTTCTCCTTTAAACTGTGTTACTACAGATCTAGGTTTGGGAGTAACCTACGCATCAAAAAGCCAAGAAACACACACCACACCGAGCGAGAAACCGCTGCTTGTGACTCTAAACTACTCTTCCTTAGATGATTTCAAGTCTCTCAGAGAATCACTCTCTCGTAAAGTCCCCTGGCAGACTGAAGCTGTGAACGCCATCAGCCAACTCATCTGCGAAAGAAGAAACCGCACGACCGCACTATGGCTGGCTCTTCTTGGACCTGAtagagttgggaagaagaaagtAGCGTTGGCTCTCTCCGAAACCTTATTTAAAGACCAAGCTAATTGCATCAGTGTTGATTTTGGAGGAGAGCATTGTTATGTTGATGACAAGTTCAGAGGCAAGACGGTGGTTGATTACATAACGGGTGAAGTATCGAGGAGACCGCACTCTGTTGTGTTGCTAGAAAACGTGGAGAAGGCTGAGTTCCCGGATCAGATGAGATTGTCTGAAGGTGTGAGTGGTGGGAAGCTACGTGACTCGCACGGAAGAGTGGTTAGTATGAAAAACGTAATTGTTCTTGCAACTTGTGGGACCTTCAAGGAGAAAGAGACTGTGGAGTTTACGGAGGAGAGAGTTCTTAACGCTAGAAGGTGGAAACTGCAGATTAAGGTAGCTGATACTGCTGAAGTTAGGGGGAATAAGAGAAAACATGAGGGAGACACAGAGCTGCGTGCAGAGAAGGTGCAACGTTCGTATCTTGATCTGAACCTTCCAGTGGATGAGACAGAAACAGAGGAAGCCAAAGCTTGGTTTGATGGTTTCATCGAGAAATTAGATGGAAAAGTGACGTTTAAACAAGTTGATTTCCATGTGTTAGCCAAAAGCATTCAAGAGAAGATCGTTTCACATTTTAAGATGTGTTTTGGAACGGAAAGACGGCTAGAGATTGATAACGAAGCGATCCTTCAGATTCTTGCGGCTTCTTGGTCATCAGGGGAGGAAGAGAGGAACGTTGTTGATCAGTGGATAAGAACCGTTCTTGCTCCTAGCTTTGCTGAAGCGAGGCAAAAGTACGGTTCGAATCCTAAAGTTGCTGTGAAACTGGTTGCTTCTAGAGATTTAGCTGCGGGAGTAGAGTTGCCAGATAAGGTGGATGTGATGTGA